Proteins found in one Paenibacillus dendritiformis genomic segment:
- a CDS encoding glycoside hydrolase family 125 protein — protein sequence MEQFRLPKIDVPKFELPQAVKQVLAEAEQKLAHRPKLLKQFKNCFPNTLETTTKLLEDGTTFVLTGDIPAMWLRDSVEQVIHYVPFAKDDADLQRIIGGLIKRHMFYINIDPYANAFNEGPNDWHWDANDQTDMSPWVWERKYELDSMCFTIRLAYMYWKETGRTDIFDTNFKSAMRKIVDVWKTEQRHFEQSPYRFMRENCPDIDTLRNDGLGMPVNYTGMTWSGFRPSDDACDFHYNIPSNMFAAVSLRQMQEIAKYGFRDEAFVKEMHKLEKEIEHGIQLYGTYNHPAYGKMYVYETDGFGNFCLMDDAGTPSLMSIPYLGYTDAADPIYQNTRRFILSKENPYYFEGKAASGIGSPHTPDGYIWHMALSMQGLTAISDEEIVSLIATLEATDADTGFMHEGFHADDPAIFTRPWFAWSNSLFSQLVWKAMQRGLLDK from the coding sequence ATGGAACAATTCCGATTGCCCAAAATCGACGTGCCGAAGTTCGAGCTTCCCCAAGCGGTGAAGCAGGTGCTGGCGGAGGCAGAGCAGAAGCTGGCGCATCGCCCGAAGCTGTTGAAGCAGTTCAAGAACTGCTTCCCGAATACGCTGGAGACGACGACGAAGCTGCTGGAGGACGGCACGACCTTCGTGCTGACCGGAGACATTCCGGCTATGTGGCTGCGCGACTCGGTGGAGCAAGTCATTCACTATGTCCCGTTCGCCAAGGATGACGCCGATTTGCAGCGCATCATCGGCGGCCTGATTAAGCGCCATATGTTCTATATCAATATCGATCCGTATGCGAACGCATTCAATGAAGGCCCGAACGACTGGCACTGGGATGCGAATGACCAGACCGACATGTCCCCATGGGTATGGGAGCGCAAATATGAGCTCGATTCGATGTGCTTCACGATTCGTCTTGCTTATATGTATTGGAAAGAGACGGGGCGCACCGATATTTTCGATACGAACTTCAAATCCGCCATGCGCAAAATCGTCGACGTCTGGAAGACGGAGCAGCGCCATTTCGAGCAATCGCCGTACCGCTTCATGCGCGAGAATTGCCCGGATATCGATACGCTGCGCAACGACGGCCTTGGCATGCCGGTCAACTATACGGGGATGACGTGGTCCGGCTTCCGTCCGAGCGACGATGCCTGCGACTTCCATTATAATATTCCTTCCAACATGTTCGCGGCCGTCTCGCTGCGCCAGATGCAGGAGATTGCGAAATACGGCTTCCGCGATGAAGCGTTCGTGAAGGAAATGCACAAGCTCGAAAAAGAAATCGAGCACGGCATCCAGCTGTACGGCACCTACAATCACCCGGCCTACGGCAAAATGTACGTGTACGAGACGGACGGCTTCGGCAACTTCTGTCTGATGGACGATGCGGGGACGCCGAGTCTGATGTCGATTCCGTATCTCGGCTATACGGACGCTGCAGATCCGATCTACCAGAATACGCGCCGCTTCATCCTGAGCAAGGAGAATCCGTACTACTTCGAAGGCAAGGCCGCCTCGGGAATCGGCAGCCCGCATACGCCGGACGGCTATATATGGCATATGGCGCTCTCGATGCAGGGCTTGACGGCGATCAGCGATGAGGAGATCGTGTCGCTCATCGCCACGTTGGAAGCGACCGATGCCGATACCGGCTTCATGCATGAAGGCTTCCACGCGGACGATCCGGCCATCTTCACCCGCCCTTGGTTCGCTTGGTCGAACAGTCTGTTCTCCCAGCTCGTGTGGAAAGCGATGCAGCGGGGATTGCTGGACAAATAA
- a CDS encoding IS3 family transposase, whose product MKRGHATAKVLRILKVHESTYYGRKKREASNTEERASCGLKGRPVPGFSSTNTGRKVADEQIKEWMLELLEGEEHVYGYKNLALCLRRQRGLILNKKKAYRICKELGILQKQRKKTSKHPRRVPRNRTVTGVNQLWQIDIKYGYVVGRQRFFFVLSIIDVFDRVVVGQYRGSVCEAKHVVQTLCRALQERLNPGDDLPTIRTDNGPQFVSKLFGDTCESLEIVHERIPPRSPNMNAYIESFHSILERDLFSLTEFMTFEEAYEALDRYMDFYNNRRMHGSLKSMSPSQFSKWVMTLEDRSKYHRAM is encoded by the coding sequence ATTAAGCGGGGGCATGCAACAGCTAAGGTTCTGCGTATCCTAAAAGTTCACGAATCGACGTACTATGGCCGGAAGAAACGAGAGGCATCCAACACCGAAGAACGTGCTTCATGCGGCCTAAAAGGGCGTCCTGTACCTGGATTTTCCTCTACGAACACGGGCCGGAAAGTTGCAGATGAACAGATTAAAGAATGGATGCTCGAACTCCTGGAAGGAGAAGAGCACGTGTATGGGTACAAGAATTTGGCGCTGTGCCTCCGCAGACAACGTGGCTTGATCCTAAACAAGAAAAAGGCGTACCGCATTTGCAAGGAGTTAGGAATTCTTCAGAAACAACGAAAGAAAACAAGCAAACATCCTCGCAGAGTACCGAGAAACCGAACGGTAACCGGGGTGAATCAGCTATGGCAAATTGACATTAAATATGGGTACGTGGTTGGGCGTCAGCGATTCTTTTTCGTGCTCAGTATCATCGACGTATTTGACCGCGTCGTCGTCGGACAATACCGGGGTTCCGTCTGTGAGGCCAAGCACGTCGTGCAGACACTATGCCGTGCGCTGCAAGAACGTCTGAATCCCGGCGATGACTTACCTACCATCCGCACCGACAACGGGCCTCAGTTTGTCAGCAAGCTGTTTGGTGATACGTGCGAGAGTCTGGAGATCGTCCATGAACGGATCCCGCCGCGTAGCCCGAATATGAACGCGTACATTGAGTCATTTCATAGCATACTCGAACGTGATCTGTTCAGCCTGACGGAATTTATGACATTTGAAGAGGCCTATGAAGCACTTGATCGTTATATGGATTTCTACAACAACCGCAGAATGCATGGTAGCCTAAAGAGCATGTCACCATCGCAATTCTCGAAGTGGGTCATGACGCTGGAAGACCGATCAAAATATCATCGGGCCATGTAA
- a CDS encoding carbohydrate ABC transporter permease — protein sequence MTKAMRFIPRFLINLFLWVMSLSCIFPVIWMIYSSLKTQQEFNLNIISLPTSLNFQNYIDAFRIGKMDTYFVNSVFVTVLTVIFTVVLSFLAAYILARFDFPGRNLVYFMFLAGMLIPIHGLLIPVFVEFKALGLLDQRITLVLPYVAFNLSMGIFLFENFIKSVPLEVEEAAAIDGSSTTRRVLTIVLPMCLPVISTAIILYFLGAWNEFPFALVLIKSPELRTLPVGLTNFNGQFTVNYPQMMAAMVIVVLPVILTYLAFYKKIMQGMTAGAVKG from the coding sequence ATGACTAAAGCGATGCGGTTCATTCCGCGGTTCTTGATTAACCTGTTCCTGTGGGTCATGTCGTTGTCCTGCATATTCCCGGTCATCTGGATGATCTATTCCTCGCTGAAAACCCAGCAGGAATTCAATCTGAATATTATTTCATTGCCAACGTCGCTGAATTTCCAGAACTATATTGACGCCTTCCGCATCGGGAAGATGGATACGTATTTCGTGAACAGCGTATTCGTCACCGTGCTGACGGTTATCTTCACGGTCGTATTGAGCTTCCTGGCCGCCTATATTTTGGCGCGCTTCGACTTCCCGGGGCGCAATCTGGTCTACTTCATGTTCCTGGCAGGAATGCTCATTCCGATTCACGGGCTGCTTATCCCGGTCTTCGTCGAGTTCAAGGCGCTGGGGCTGCTCGATCAGCGGATAACGCTCGTGCTGCCGTACGTCGCCTTCAACCTGTCGATGGGGATATTCCTGTTCGAGAACTTCATCAAATCGGTTCCGCTCGAGGTCGAGGAAGCGGCGGCGATTGACGGAAGCAGCACGACGCGGCGGGTGCTTACGATCGTGCTCCCGATGTGTCTTCCGGTCATCTCGACGGCCATCATCCTGTACTTCCTGGGCGCCTGGAACGAGTTCCCGTTCGCGCTCGTGCTGATTAAGAGCCCGGAGCTGCGGACGCTTCCGGTCGGTCTGACGAATTTCAACGGACAGTTCACCGTGAACTATCCGCAAATGATGGCAGCGATGGTCATCGTCGTATTGCCGGTCATTTTGACTTATCTCGCATTCTATAAGAAAATTATGCAAGGAATGACGGCGGGGGCCGTCAAAGGCTAA
- a CDS encoding methyl-accepting chemotaxis protein, with the protein MIKEITSAFVTSTTNEVAQVDGRMSLFFDTVKENVKFLADSPIINQADDSITSYMKQTENKKSTFAQNGGIESQIYKEFERFAQTHPNTSTVFLAANHGGYVQWPEKEMAAKYDPRTRPWYTNAMAKPDQVTITDPYVDSVTGDLNMSSVAVVHDDNGKPLGVLGMDTSLSKLAEQLQSIKIRETGYVVLLSKDGTILAHPRNPELISKNIADIGVPQFADIKEKTADHFEIQVDGTDYMTNLYTSQTTGWKYLSIVEKSELTQEADKIGMINLITSSICALLSVLLALGVASNITKPIQTVVANLKEISAGDFTGEVPASIQRKKDEVGVLGQSLQVMQASIRHLVGEIRSAANTLAASSEQLSAHTAASTAQIQEVDSIVKIVASGAETQMRGTEEGAKAMEEMAIGIQRIAESTTNISETSIDTTDQAKQGNMLLQEAVRQMNTIDESVKHSGGLVQTLGERSEQMAHIVDVITQIASQTNLLALNAAIEASRAGEHGQGFAVVAHEVRKLAERSAESAREISDLIEETRHDARKAVESMDLVRDSVADGIEKVQNSGATFERILTDITDIAGQIQDTSAVTEEMSAGSEEVLASVNEIAHIAEKNAEHATKLVKFTDQQLLDMGTLLKNAEQLNQMAQTLNEMISRYKI; encoded by the coding sequence ATGATCAAAGAAATCACCTCCGCATTCGTGACGTCGACGACCAACGAAGTCGCGCAGGTGGACGGCAGAATGTCGCTTTTTTTCGACACGGTAAAAGAGAATGTCAAGTTTCTGGCGGACAGCCCGATTATCAATCAAGCCGATGACAGCATCACCTCATACATGAAGCAAACGGAGAACAAAAAATCGACATTTGCGCAAAATGGCGGCATTGAAAGTCAAATTTATAAGGAATTTGAACGCTTTGCCCAGACGCATCCAAACACCTCTACCGTATTTTTGGCCGCTAATCATGGCGGTTACGTGCAGTGGCCGGAAAAAGAAATGGCCGCCAAGTATGACCCGCGCACCCGTCCTTGGTATACGAACGCGATGGCGAAGCCGGACCAAGTGACGATTACCGATCCGTATGTCGATTCAGTAACCGGCGACTTGAATATGAGCAGCGTAGCGGTCGTCCACGACGATAACGGCAAGCCGCTGGGCGTACTCGGGATGGATACGAGCCTCAGCAAGCTGGCCGAACAGCTCCAGAGCATCAAAATCCGGGAGACCGGCTATGTCGTTCTGCTCTCCAAAGACGGAACGATTCTCGCGCATCCCCGCAACCCGGAGCTGATCTCCAAAAACATTGCGGACATCGGCGTCCCTCAATTTGCGGATATCAAAGAAAAAACGGCGGATCATTTCGAGATTCAAGTCGATGGCACAGACTATATGACCAACTTGTATACGTCACAGACGACCGGGTGGAAATACTTGTCTATCGTTGAAAAAAGCGAGCTGACACAAGAAGCCGACAAGATCGGAATGATCAATCTGATCACCAGCTCGATATGCGCCCTCTTATCCGTGCTGCTGGCGCTTGGAGTGGCATCGAACATTACGAAGCCGATTCAGACCGTCGTCGCCAATCTGAAGGAAATCAGCGCCGGGGATTTCACAGGCGAGGTCCCTGCCTCTATTCAGCGGAAAAAGGATGAAGTCGGCGTGCTGGGACAATCGCTCCAAGTGATGCAAGCCTCCATCCGCCATCTCGTCGGAGAGATACGCAGCGCCGCGAATACATTGGCCGCATCTTCGGAGCAGTTGTCAGCCCATACGGCGGCAAGCACGGCTCAGATTCAGGAAGTCGATTCCATTGTCAAGATCGTCGCGAGCGGCGCCGAGACGCAAATGCGGGGCACGGAGGAAGGAGCCAAGGCGATGGAAGAGATGGCCATCGGCATTCAGCGCATCGCGGAAAGCACAACCAACATATCCGAGACGTCCATCGATACGACCGACCAGGCGAAGCAGGGCAATATGCTGCTCCAGGAAGCGGTGCGGCAGATGAATACGATCGATGAATCGGTGAAGCATTCGGGAGGATTGGTGCAGACTCTCGGCGAGCGGTCGGAGCAGATGGCCCATATCGTCGATGTCATCACCCAGATCGCATCGCAGACGAACCTGCTTGCCCTCAATGCGGCGATTGAAGCATCCCGGGCCGGAGAACATGGCCAAGGCTTCGCCGTCGTCGCCCATGAAGTCAGGAAGCTGGCGGAGCGCTCGGCCGAATCGGCCCGTGAAATCTCCGATCTGATCGAGGAGACGAGACACGATGCCCGCAAAGCCGTGGAATCGATGGATCTCGTGCGGGATAGCGTCGCCGACGGCATTGAAAAAGTGCAAAATTCGGGCGCGACCTTCGAACGCATCTTAACGGACATTACGGATATTGCAGGCCAGATTCAGGACACGTCGGCCGTGACGGAAGAAATGTCCGCCGGCTCCGAGGAAGTGCTTGCTTCCGTGAATGAGATTGCGCACATCGCCGAAAAGAACGCGGAGCATGCCACGAAGCTGGTGAAGTTCACGGATCAGCAGCTGCTCGATATGGGCACACTGTTGAAGAACGCGGAGCAATTGAATCAAATGGCGCAAACGCTGAACGAGATGATAAGCCGGTATAAAATTTAA
- a CDS encoding transposase, protein MGKHFSKEIRLEIVKEALAGIKVGTLARMYGVHPETIRVWVRDHRDEISQEEIPAADEHLQELRRLQEVEAKFEQAKKLLGEKELEIEILRELVKKKNPAYLKDLK, encoded by the coding sequence ATGGGAAAGCACTTTAGCAAAGAAATACGCTTGGAAATCGTAAAGGAAGCACTGGCCGGCATTAAGGTGGGAACTCTCGCCCGAATGTACGGTGTACATCCGGAGACTATACGTGTTTGGGTTAGAGACCACCGTGACGAAATTAGTCAAGAGGAGATACCTGCAGCAGACGAGCATCTGCAAGAACTCCGTCGACTTCAAGAGGTGGAGGCCAAGTTCGAACAGGCAAAAAAGCTCCTGGGTGAAAAAGAACTTGAGATCGAAATCCTGCGAGAACTCGTAAAAAAGAAGAACCCCGCTTATCTGAAAGACTTGAAGTAG
- a CDS encoding carbohydrate ABC transporter permease — translation MNNSAIRPKRWTFFAYLLPSVLLYAFMVLVPLVLALRYSFYKWSGGPKMEWIGLRNYEVLLQDAKFWGAFLNNLIIVGFSVVGQIGIAFIIAVFLMNKWVKWREFHRTVIFIPVVLSSVVIGFLWSMIFNNDAGLLNWLLTSLGLESWIKPWLDDPNVVMYSVTAPIVWQYIGFYLIIFMASMQSINGEVYEMAEIDGATGFKKTMYITLPLLKDTMKIAVMLCIAGNMKAFDSIFVMTGGGPGNSSTVMAQYAYDTSFKAFKLGYGSAISIGIMVLSVFLILLSRLIGGKNND, via the coding sequence ATGAATAACTCCGCGATTCGGCCCAAGCGCTGGACATTTTTCGCCTATTTGCTGCCGAGCGTGCTGCTGTACGCGTTCATGGTCCTTGTTCCGTTGGTGCTCGCCTTGCGATACAGCTTCTATAAATGGTCGGGCGGACCGAAGATGGAATGGATCGGGCTCCGCAACTATGAGGTGCTTCTTCAAGATGCGAAATTTTGGGGCGCTTTTCTCAATAACTTAATTATTGTCGGCTTCAGTGTCGTCGGCCAGATCGGGATCGCGTTCATCATCGCGGTCTTCCTGATGAACAAGTGGGTGAAGTGGCGCGAATTCCATCGGACCGTCATCTTTATCCCCGTCGTCCTGTCCTCGGTCGTCATCGGCTTCCTGTGGTCCATGATCTTCAACAATGACGCGGGACTGCTGAACTGGCTGCTGACTTCCCTGGGACTCGAATCCTGGATCAAGCCGTGGCTGGACGATCCGAACGTCGTCATGTACTCCGTAACAGCACCGATTGTGTGGCAATATATCGGTTTCTACCTGATTATATTTATGGCTTCGATGCAAAGCATCAACGGGGAAGTGTACGAGATGGCGGAGATCGATGGAGCCACCGGCTTCAAGAAGACGATGTACATTACGCTGCCCCTGCTTAAGGATACGATGAAAATTGCCGTGATGCTCTGTATTGCGGGGAACATGAAGGCGTTCGACAGCATCTTCGTCATGACGGGAGGCGGACCGGGCAATTCCTCCACAGTCATGGCGCAATATGCATATGACACGTCGTTCAAAGCGTTCAAGCTTGGATACGGCAGTGCGATCTCCATCGGCATTATGGTGCTCAGCGTCTTCCTTATCCTGTTGAGCCGCCTGATTGGAGGGAAGAACAATGACTAA
- a CDS encoding response regulator transcription factor yields the protein MNRDRIKVLIVDDELIIRKGIRTSIDWEQLGIEIVGEAKNGQEALELSSRLEPDIVMTDIRMPVMDGLALAGALRERQAQVKIIIVSGYDDFDYARQALKIGVSEYLTKPVGAEELTKLMLKLGDQIHEERDRSYDERNKGMLLRESLPFIQSKWLLRLLQGEAKLDEEMLDRARQLQITLEGPEYAVAVVDMDDYLLLMGQASDREKELLMFALYNVADELLTERYPSALCQMDESSIAILLNVNIMNRHRILSVCEELSDCIRRYVKVSVTIGIGSVVPSLHQVNESMNEALSALSGKAYRGKGQVIPFQPGEHADNDEPVFVSAKEEAELLQCLTALDTAGIQERLNTWFRHFAEAGASYPHVRSLCVKLIVLATNHVEQMGVQRSELEPVLLRPYEEVHKYETIFDLRSWVGRIFDSFVDHLTRHKTGRYRNIVAVAIQYMQEHYAQDLKLEDVAGQVYVTPNYFSRVFKEETGEHFSEWLNKLRVEKAKQLLKDVGLKVYEVAERVGYNDYKYFAHIFKKYTGITPKQYRNEL from the coding sequence ATGAACAGGGACAGGATCAAAGTATTGATCGTTGACGATGAGTTGATTATCCGCAAAGGGATACGAACGTCCATCGATTGGGAGCAGCTCGGCATCGAGATCGTCGGCGAGGCGAAGAATGGGCAGGAGGCGTTGGAGCTGTCCAGCCGTCTGGAGCCTGATATCGTCATGACAGATATCCGGATGCCGGTCATGGACGGACTCGCCTTGGCCGGGGCGCTGCGCGAACGGCAGGCGCAAGTCAAGATTATCATCGTATCGGGCTATGATGATTTTGACTATGCGCGGCAGGCGCTCAAAATCGGCGTCAGCGAATATTTGACCAAGCCGGTCGGCGCCGAGGAGTTAACGAAGCTGATGCTCAAGCTGGGCGATCAGATTCACGAGGAACGGGATCGTTCTTACGACGAGCGGAATAAGGGCATGCTGCTGCGCGAGAGCCTGCCGTTCATCCAGAGCAAATGGCTGCTCCGTCTCCTGCAAGGAGAGGCGAAGCTCGATGAGGAGATGCTGGACCGGGCGCGCCAGCTTCAGATTACGCTCGAAGGCCCGGAATATGCCGTCGCCGTCGTCGATATGGACGATTACTTGCTCCTGATGGGCCAGGCGTCCGACCGGGAAAAGGAGCTGCTTATGTTCGCACTATATAATGTGGCGGACGAGCTGTTAACGGAACGGTATCCAAGCGCCCTCTGCCAAATGGATGAAAGCTCGATCGCGATTCTTCTCAACGTCAATATAATGAACAGGCACCGGATCCTGTCCGTGTGCGAGGAACTGAGCGACTGCATCCGCCGCTACGTCAAAGTCTCCGTCACCATCGGCATCGGAAGCGTCGTTCCTTCGCTCCATCAGGTGAACGAGAGCATGAACGAAGCGCTTAGCGCCCTCTCGGGCAAAGCATATCGCGGCAAAGGGCAGGTTATCCCCTTCCAGCCGGGGGAGCATGCGGATAATGATGAACCGGTGTTCGTATCCGCCAAGGAGGAAGCCGAGCTGCTTCAATGTCTGACGGCGTTGGATACTGCCGGCATACAGGAGCGGCTCAACACCTGGTTCCGGCATTTTGCGGAAGCGGGCGCATCCTATCCGCATGTGCGGTCGCTGTGCGTGAAGCTGATCGTGCTAGCGACGAATCATGTGGAGCAGATGGGGGTGCAGCGCAGCGAGCTGGAGCCGGTGCTGCTGCGGCCCTACGAGGAGGTTCACAAGTACGAGACGATCTTCGATCTGCGAAGCTGGGTCGGCCGTATCTTCGATTCGTTCGTCGATCATCTTACCCGCCACAAGACCGGGCGTTACCGCAATATCGTCGCGGTGGCGATCCAGTATATGCAGGAACACTATGCCCAGGATCTGAAGCTGGAGGACGTGGCCGGACAGGTGTATGTTACCCCGAATTATTTCAGCCGTGTATTCAAGGAAGAGACCGGGGAGCATTTCTCGGAATGGTTGAACAAGCTCCGGGTGGAGAAGGCGAAGCAGCTGCTGAAGGATGTCGGGCTCAAGGTATACGAGGTCGCCGAGCGAGTAGGTTATAATGACTATAAATATTTCGCGCATATCTTCAAAAAATATACCGGCATCACTCCAAAGCAGTACCGCAATGAATTGTAG
- a CDS encoding extracellular solute-binding protein: MKKGIKRWTSILLISCLAVAVAGCGSSKPAAETGKDKGPSDPITFMHMFDKNAEGGGLHQAELLDKFTADNPDLKLDQEIQSHDNYETKIKTLAAANELPDVFLMKSSMVTTFVENGLVRPVDDLLDKDPDWKNGFVDGALDTYQVDGQTYGIQFSGGPTHVIYYNKDLVAKAGFSEFPKTWDDFLKLIDNLKAENITPIAFGNKGKWLANSSYMSTLGDRFTGTQWFESLANHKGAKFTDKEFVQAMALFQDLAKRGAFNNDMNSIDNNQMKTLYYNGKAAMFIEGAWASNAVETGGPQEILDKTELAVFPAIDGAKGDQNGVSGGGGWAYAINANIDESKLDDIAKLMKTLSDKEAAKVILKYGDIPSSKVDNINELDLSPLTKKMVKLLETTKYVPIYDSRLSPGLTEAMNSAMQEMLIGQLTPEKAAEVMQKEYENEM; the protein is encoded by the coding sequence ATGAAAAAAGGCATCAAACGTTGGACCTCGATTCTGCTGATCAGCTGTCTGGCGGTAGCGGTCGCTGGCTGCGGCTCGTCCAAGCCGGCTGCAGAGACGGGCAAGGACAAAGGCCCGTCCGATCCGATTACGTTCATGCACATGTTCGACAAGAACGCCGAAGGCGGGGGGCTCCATCAAGCGGAGCTGCTCGACAAGTTCACGGCGGATAATCCGGACCTTAAGCTGGATCAAGAGATTCAGTCGCATGACAACTATGAGACGAAGATTAAGACGCTGGCCGCTGCCAACGAACTGCCGGACGTATTCTTGATGAAGAGCTCGATGGTAACGACCTTCGTCGAGAACGGATTGGTAAGACCGGTAGACGATCTGCTGGATAAAGATCCGGATTGGAAGAACGGCTTCGTAGACGGGGCGCTGGATACGTACCAAGTCGACGGCCAAACATACGGCATTCAATTTTCGGGCGGACCGACCCATGTCATTTATTACAACAAAGATTTGGTTGCCAAAGCCGGCTTCTCCGAATTCCCGAAAACATGGGATGACTTCCTGAAGCTGATCGACAACCTGAAAGCCGAGAACATTACGCCGATTGCCTTCGGCAACAAAGGCAAATGGCTTGCGAACTCGAGCTACATGTCGACGCTGGGCGACCGCTTCACCGGAACGCAATGGTTCGAGAGCCTCGCGAACCACAAGGGCGCCAAGTTCACCGATAAGGAGTTCGTGCAAGCGATGGCATTGTTCCAGGATCTGGCCAAGCGCGGAGCGTTCAACAACGACATGAACTCGATCGACAACAATCAGATGAAGACGCTCTACTATAACGGCAAGGCGGCGATGTTCATCGAAGGCGCCTGGGCGAGCAACGCGGTGGAGACCGGCGGCCCGCAAGAGATTTTGGACAAGACGGAATTGGCTGTCTTCCCGGCTATCGACGGCGCCAAGGGCGACCAGAACGGCGTGTCCGGCGGCGGCGGATGGGCCTATGCCATCAATGCCAACATCGACGAGTCGAAGCTCGACGATATCGCCAAGCTGATGAAGACCTTGTCCGACAAGGAAGCAGCCAAAGTCATTCTGAAATATGGCGACATTCCTTCCAGCAAGGTGGACAATATCAACGAGCTGGATCTGTCTCCGCTCACCAAAAAAATGGTGAAGCTGCTTGAAACGACGAAATATGTTCCTATCTACGATTCCCGTCTGTCCCCAGGTCTGACGGAAGCGATGAATTCCGCGATGCAGGAAATGCTCATCGGGCAGCTGACGCCGGAAAAAGCGGCCGAAGTGATGCAAAAGGAATACGAGAACGAAATGTAA
- a CDS encoding sulfatase-like hydrolase/transferase: MDKHSARRPNVIVLVADDHRYESIRAHGNPEVLTPTLDRLAERGVSYQSTNIIGGMDGAVCSPCRACLNTGSSIFGATVKQELGDTVEKMTLSPEKRTLGETFQQHGYYAYAVGKWHNDTASFNRSFAGGNRIFFGGMSHHREVPVYAYDPAGTYSSSQRTVESTFSTELFTDEAESFIRRYDREDPFFLYVAYTSPHDPRTAPEPYASHYEGDRVTVPGNFLPEHPFDNGEMHIRDEGLAGLPRTRDEVRRHIADYYAMITHMDAQMGRLMQALEETGRMDDTIVVYTSDHGLAVGQHGLMGKQNLYEHSIRIPWLMAGPGVPAKGPIRGQVYQMDIYPTLCELAGIPVPASVEGRSMAGLMRGEAGAEERNTVYALYKDTQRMVKDGRYKLIRYRKSGVTGEGTDMVQLFDLLEDPLELRNLAQEPEMQQHIRRLDEAMQAWMRQVGDPFADSFAIS, from the coding sequence ATGGATAAGCATTCTGCGCGGCGGCCGAATGTGATCGTGCTCGTCGCCGATGACCACCGGTATGAGTCGATTCGGGCGCACGGCAACCCCGAGGTGCTGACTCCGACGCTGGACCGATTGGCCGAGCGCGGCGTCAGCTACCAGAGCACGAACATCATTGGCGGGATGGACGGAGCGGTATGCTCGCCATGCCGGGCCTGCCTGAACACCGGCTCCTCGATATTCGGGGCGACGGTGAAGCAGGAGCTGGGCGACACGGTGGAGAAGATGACGCTGTCTCCGGAGAAGCGCACCTTGGGCGAGACGTTCCAACAGCATGGTTACTATGCGTATGCGGTCGGGAAGTGGCATAATGACACCGCCAGCTTCAACCGCAGCTTTGCCGGCGGCAACCGCATCTTCTTCGGCGGAATGAGCCATCATCGGGAGGTCCCTGTCTATGCCTATGATCCGGCGGGAACTTATTCGTCCTCCCAGCGCACCGTCGAGAGCACGTTCTCGACCGAGCTGTTCACGGATGAAGCGGAGTCGTTCATCCGGAGATATGACCGGGAGGATCCGTTTTTCCTCTATGTCGCCTATACTTCTCCTCATGATCCGCGGACGGCGCCCGAGCCGTATGCGTCGCATTATGAGGGCGACCGCGTCACCGTGCCCGGCAATTTTTTGCCGGAGCATCCTTTTGACAATGGAGAGATGCATATCCGGGATGAAGGGCTCGCGGGCCTGCCGCGCACGAGGGATGAGGTTCGGCGCCATATCGCCGATTATTACGCGATGATCACCCATATGGATGCGCAGATGGGGCGGTTAATGCAAGCGCTGGAGGAGACCGGACGAATGGACGACACGATCGTCGTCTATACGTCTGACCACGGGCTCGCCGTCGGGCAGCATGGCTTGATGGGCAAGCAAAATTTGTACGAGCACAGTATCCGCATTCCATGGCTGATGGCAGGGCCTGGCGTGCCGGCCAAGGGGCCGATACGCGGGCAAGTGTATCAGATGGATATTTATCCGACCTTATGCGAGCTGGCTGGCATTCCAGTTCCGGCGTCCGTGGAAGGACGCAGCATGGCAGGCCTGATGCGCGGAGAAGCCGGCGCGGAGGAGCGGAATACCGTCTATGCGCTGTACAAGGACACGCAGCGGATGGTGAAGGACGGCCGCTACAAGCTCATTCGCTACCGGAAGTCCGGCGTAACCGGCGAAGGTACGGACATGGTGCAGCTGTTCGACCTGCTTGAAGATCCCTTGGAGCTGCGCAATCTGGCGCAGGAACCGGAGATGCAGCAGCATATCCGCCGCTTGGACGAGGCGATGCAGGCGTGGATGAGGCAGGTCGGCGACCCGTTCGCGGATTCATTTGCGATAAGCTGA